Proteins encoded together in one Luteibaculum oceani window:
- a CDS encoding T9SS type A sorting domain-containing protein: MNKTLTLFCALFLGAVSTLFSQNDCSNGRFQDPIFNEVLVTPGILYGNAEVTFDTLNSNGTNPYPLYLDVYQPAADLETEERPVIVFAFGGAFVYGARVSPDIVELCNRYAQLGYVCVSIDYRLSDELLVNPSPENATRAVLKGTHDMKAAVRFLYRSAKDLTNPFRIDTNQIYVGGVSAGGFCALHTAYLNDDEIPEILRPEYERSGGLEGRSGNPGYSSKVAGVINLCGALGKKEWLEVGDVPVVSMHGDQDETVPYDEDTVRILDINYPVAGSAAIHRRANEIGVINDFYTFKGAGHVPFVGDAAYMDTTFNFTSAFMYERVCGSVSSGISEKSKARNSQVYPNPSHDFISVANAMELVDLKIISPEGRVVYYTENSILMNKIDISALKNGVYMLVTKEKNGTVNSASFVKK, translated from the coding sequence ATGAATAAAACGCTTACGCTGTTTTGCGCTCTATTTTTAGGCGCTGTTTCAACCCTATTTTCCCAAAACGACTGTTCTAATGGTAGATTCCAAGACCCAATTTTTAATGAGGTTTTGGTAACGCCTGGAATTTTATACGGAAATGCAGAAGTTACTTTCGACACCTTAAATTCGAACGGTACGAACCCTTACCCGTTGTATTTAGACGTTTATCAGCCAGCAGCCGATCTTGAAACAGAGGAAAGACCAGTAATTGTATTTGCATTCGGTGGAGCATTTGTATACGGAGCACGTGTTTCTCCAGACATTGTTGAATTGTGTAACCGCTATGCACAGCTTGGATATGTTTGTGTTTCTATAGACTACCGTTTATCTGATGAGCTTTTGGTTAATCCATCTCCAGAAAATGCTACCCGTGCTGTATTAAAAGGAACACACGACATGAAGGCGGCGGTAAGATTCTTATATCGTTCTGCAAAAGACCTTACTAATCCATTTAGAATAGACACCAACCAAATTTATGTTGGAGGGGTTTCTGCAGGAGGCTTTTGTGCATTACATACTGCCTACCTAAATGACGACGAAATTCCAGAGATCTTACGTCCGGAGTACGAAAGAAGTGGTGGATTAGAAGGAAGAAGTGGAAATCCAGGATACTCATCTAAAGTTGCCGGAGTTATTAATCTTTGTGGTGCCCTTGGCAAGAAAGAATGGTTAGAAGTGGGGGATGTTCCTGTTGTTTCAATGCATGGAGACCAAGATGAAACCGTTCCTTACGATGAGGATACAGTTAGAATCCTGGACATAAACTATCCCGTTGCTGGATCGGCAGCCATTCACCGTCGTGCGAATGAAATTGGGGTTATTAACGACTTCTATACATTTAAAGGTGCAGGCCATGTGCCTTTCGTAGGAGATGCGGCATACATGGATACGACATTTAACTTTACTAGTGCATTTATGTACGAAAGAGTTTGTGGATCCGTATCCTCTGGCATTTCCGAAAAATCTAAAGCTCGCAATTCACAGGTTTACCCTAACCCAAGCCATGATTTTATTTCCGTAGCAAATGCAATGGAGCTGGTAGATCTTAAAATTATTAGCCCCGAAGGAAGGGTGGTATATTACACAGAAAACAGCATCTTGATGAATAAAATTGATATATCAGCCTTAAAAAATGGGGTTTATATGCTGGTTACCAAAGAGAAGAATGGAACGGTAAATTCCGCCAGTT
- a CDS encoding RNA-binding S4 domain-containing protein, with amino-acid sequence MQVRLDKWLWCVRVFKTRSQATDALRGGKVKINGEVVKPSRETKIGDTISYRRGVIHKEIEVKALLDKRVGAKLVENYVIDHTPESEYIKAKMQRDIVFARRDRGTGRPTKKERRDLEKWGDWD; translated from the coding sequence ATGCAAGTAAGGTTGGATAAGTGGCTTTGGTGTGTTCGGGTGTTTAAAACCCGATCTCAGGCAACCGATGCACTAAGAGGTGGAAAAGTGAAAATCAATGGAGAAGTTGTAAAACCTTCTCGAGAGACAAAAATTGGGGACACAATCTCCTATCGTAGAGGAGTCATCCATAAAGAAATAGAGGTAAAAGCTCTATTAGACAAAAGAGTTGGTGCCAAACTGGTTGAAAATTATGTGATAGATCACACTCCAGAATCCGAATACATCAAAGCAAAAATGCAAAGAGATATTGTATTCGCCAGAAGAGATAGAGGTACAGGGCGCCCCACCAAAAAAGAACGTCGCGATCTAGAAAAATGGGGGGATTGGGATTAA